In Cervus canadensis isolate Bull #8, Minnesota chromosome 6, ASM1932006v1, whole genome shotgun sequence, one DNA window encodes the following:
- the LOC122444066 gene encoding olfactory receptor 4K1-like has product MSLLNNKSVVTEFILLGLSSSRELQLFLFFIFSVFYGAAVLGNILIILTVITDSRLHSPMYFLLSNLSFIDVCQATFATPKMIADFLSEHKTITFEGCMSQIFFLHVFGGSEMVLLVAMAYDRYIAICKPLHYMTIMNRRVCTVLVGVSWAIGILHSASHLVFTVDLPFCGPNKVDNFFCDLPLVIKLACLDTYVLEILVLTNSGLLSLICFLLLLISYTIILATVHRQASGGTSKALSTLSAHITVVVLFFGPLIFIYIWPFESFTIDKFISVFFTVFTPLLNPMIYTLRNKDVKEALKKLRNQHVGSKEAF; this is encoded by the exons ATGTCATTGCTAAA CAATAAGTCAGTGGTTACTGAATTCATTTTGTTGGGCCTCTCTAGCTCTCGGGAACTCCagctcttcctcttttttatcttctctgtGTTTTATGGTGCTGCAGTGTTGGGAAACATTCTTATCATTCTCACAGTGATTACAGACTCTCGACTGCATTCTCCGATGTACTTTCTTCTTAGCAATCTCTCCTTCATTGATGTGTGTCAGGCTACATTTGCCACTCCCAAGATGATTGCAGACTTCCTCAGTGAACACAAGACCATCACTTTCGAGGGATGCATGTCACAGatattttttttgcatgtttttggGGGCAGTGAGATGGTACTTCTTGTTGCCATGGCCTATGATAGATATATCGCTATATGCAAACCTCTGCATTACATGACCATCATGAACCGAAGAGTGTGCACTGTCCTGGTGGGAGTCTCCTGGGCCATTGGCATCTTGCACTCAGCCAGTCACCTGGTATTCACAGTAGATCTTCCTTTCTGTGGACCCAACAAAGTAGACAATTTCTTTTGTGACCTCCCCCTCGTGATTAAACTTGCCTGCTTGGACACCTATGTTCTAGAGATCCTGGTGCTCACAAATAGTGGCCTGTTGTCACTTAtctgttttctccttttgctCATTTCTTACACTATCATCCTGGCTACTGTCCATCGCCAAGCCTCTGGTGGGACATCCAAGGCACTTTCCACTCTGTCTGCCCACATTACTGTTGTAGTTCTGTTCTTTGGCCCATTAATCTTTATCTATATTTGGCCCTTTGAAAGCTTCACAATTGATAAATTTATCTCTGTGTTTTTTACTGTATTCACTCCTCTTCTTAACCCTATGATTTATACCCTAAGGAATAAAGATGTAAAGGAAGCCTTGAAGAAACTAAGGAACCAACATGTGGGTTCCAAGGAAGCCTTTTAG